In a genomic window of Candidatus Nanoarchaeia archaeon:
- a CDS encoding redoxin domain-containing protein, producing MAYELTGITDWINSKPLTLQGLKGNVVMVDFWTYSCVNCIRTLPHLISLYSNYKSRGFVLVGVHSPEFEFEKEAKNIKKAVKDFGIPYPVANDPEMQTWAAFNNRYWPGHYLFDKEGRLVETHFGEGKYAETENLVRRLLGLNELPAAGTSSFLKRIFSGSVTPETYCGSDRGPEIGSAAVCLPDASCKYIDQDQHKPGMLYLDGNWAREPEFLEHRGKEGWLSLVFTASEANLVMAGKGTIIATIDGKALSETESGEDVSFKDKKSVLAVDSPRMYRIFKSMKRETHDLKLMVSGNVQAFAFTFG from the coding sequence ATGGCGTATGAGCTCACAGGCATTACTGATTGGATCAATTCCAAGCCCCTAACCTTGCAAGGCTTGAAAGGGAACGTTGTGATGGTTGACTTCTGGACCTACAGCTGCGTCAACTGCATAAGGACCTTGCCTCACCTCATCTCACTCTATTCCAATTACAAAAGCAGGGGGTTTGTCCTTGTCGGCGTGCATTCTCCAGAATTTGAATTTGAGAAGGAGGCCAAAAACATAAAGAAAGCAGTCAAGGACTTCGGCATTCCGTATCCTGTTGCCAATGACCCGGAGATGCAGACATGGGCTGCATTCAACAACCGCTACTGGCCTGGCCATTATCTCTTTGATAAGGAGGGAAGGCTCGTAGAAACCCATTTCGGCGAAGGAAAATATGCAGAGACTGAAAATCTTGTAAGGAGGCTTCTGGGCTTGAATGAATTGCCCGCTGCGGGAACCTCTTCTTTTCTGAAAAGGATCTTTTCTGGCTCTGTAACCCCCGAGACCTACTGCGGCTCTGACCGCGGCCCTGAAATCGGTTCAGCGGCAGTATGTTTGCCTGACGCAAGCTGTAAGTATATTGACCAGGATCAGCATAAGCCGGGAATGCTGTATCTTGATGGAAATTGGGCCAGGGAGCCTGAGTTCCTTGAGCACAGAGGAAAAGAGGGCTGGCTTTCGCTCGTTTTTACTGCTTCAGAAGCGAATCTTGTCATGGCAGGGAAAGGCACGATTATTGCCACAATTGATGGAAAAGCCTTATCAGAAACGGAGTCTGGAGAAGATGTTTCCTTTAAGGATAAGAAGTCTGTCCTCGCAGTTGATTCTCCCCGTATGTACAGGATATTTAAGTCAATGAAGAGAGAAACCCATGACCTGAAATTGATGGTATCAGGCAATGTTCAGGCATTTGCATTTACATTTGGCTAA
- a CDS encoding helix-turn-helix domain-containing protein: protein MFAALVNFGLSEKEAKVYLACLEIGDASANEISLKSDLPRTLVYDILERLIDSGLVSYAILNNKKYFSAANPRELLRILHEKEEGISKVLPDLEALQKAKGSSRPVVEIYEGKEGMKTVMNDILRSKVKGFLSYGSSKSSYPIIPAFMDDWHKRRIKQGVVMRIIYNDTPEARARVKQYSYTFKKAQYKFMPIKVSIPTATIIYGDRVVLQSWTKDPFAVMVRNDQMAESQKRYFGELWKIAKR from the coding sequence ATGTTTGCTGCACTTGTGAATTTTGGGTTGAGCGAGAAGGAAGCCAAAGTCTATCTGGCATGTCTGGAGATTGGAGATGCTTCAGCAAATGAGATCAGCCTAAAAAGCGACCTGCCGCGGACATTGGTGTACGATATCCTTGAAAGGCTGATTGATTCTGGGCTGGTTTCCTATGCTATACTAAATAACAAGAAATACTTTTCTGCCGCAAACCCGAGAGAGCTTCTCAGGATACTCCATGAAAAAGAGGAGGGGATCTCTAAGGTTTTGCCGGACTTGGAGGCGCTGCAAAAAGCTAAGGGCTCGTCCAGACCTGTCGTTGAGATTTACGAAGGGAAAGAAGGGATGAAAACTGTTATGAATGACATTCTCAGGAGCAAAGTGAAGGGTTTCTTATCTTATGGGAGCTCAAAGTCCTCGTATCCCATCATTCCGGCATTCATGGATGACTGGCATAAAAGAAGGATCAAGCAAGGCGTGGTTATGAGGATTATCTATAACGATACACCCGAAGCGCGAGCAAGGGTTAAGCAGTATTCCTATACGTTTAAGAAGGCACAGTACAAGTTTATGCCGATCAAAGTGAGCATCCCAACAGCAACAATCATCTACGGAGACAGGGTTGTTTTGCAGTCTTGGACAAAAGACCCCTTTGCCGTCATGGTACGCAATGATCAGATGGCCGAAAGCCAAAAAAGGTATTTTGGAGAGCTCTGGAAGATTGCAAAGCGGTAA
- a CDS encoding flavin reductase family protein, which yields MAYKQNIRPPSEEEVRELLSDYQKANTKVEVDPSWTKHLLATHPVQYITTVGKVNRRLMTNISPFATCLDTSYDPPYVTISAHTRQHSIIGQPKNKGRMNTHSNIMQNGLFIVNTPGAELLNVLDIVAIPYERQKLEDKIQKAGLTKGVPYVLPKDHDVYPPIINECLAHLECEVVDIHRPRGSDHYNITGNVVGASYDVSLGEDLDEARKHIAERSFHHFGPVSGDPTQRYIAMSSLFTIQNETRLLLEKNGEKK from the coding sequence ATGGCGTATAAGCAAAACATCAGGCCGCCTTCCGAAGAGGAAGTAAGGGAATTGCTCAGCGATTACCAGAAAGCAAACACAAAGGTAGAGGTTGACCCCTCATGGACAAAACATCTCCTGGCAACCCATCCGGTGCAGTATATTACAACAGTCGGCAAGGTAAATCGCAGGCTCATGACCAACATATCTCCTTTTGCAACATGCCTGGATACAAGCTATGATCCTCCCTATGTGACAATTTCTGCTCACACTCGCCAGCACAGCATTATAGGCCAGCCTAAGAATAAGGGAAGGATGAACACCCACTCCAATATTATGCAGAATGGATTGTTTATTGTGAATACGCCAGGAGCAGAGCTGCTTAATGTGCTTGACATCGTGGCTATTCCCTATGAACGCCAAAAGCTAGAAGACAAGATCCAGAAAGCAGGCTTAACCAAAGGAGTGCCATATGTGCTTCCCAAAGATCATGATGTGTACCCCCCAATAATCAATGAGTGCTTGGCTCATTTAGAATGCGAGGTTGTTGATATTCACAGGCCACGAGGAAGCGATCACTATAATATTACTGGAAATGTGGTCGGGGCTTCGTATGACGTGTCTCTCGGAGAGGATTTAGATGAAGCCAGGAAGCATATCGCGGAGAGAAGCTTCCATCATTTTGGGCCAGTCTCAGGGGATCCAACCCAAAGGTATATCGCAATGTCTTCTCTATTCACAATACAGAATGAAACTCGGCTGCTTCTTGAGAAGAATGGCGAGAAAAAATGA
- a CDS encoding radical SAM protein — translation MRVGLACPSNEGWGKSHTKGIYYPGGILAVGSRVSDFMPTWDVTLLDGELLSMSDLEDRIRQSDFDVLGLSANTNNYQNCLRLAQSAKDSGVERVVLGGPHATAVPAQILRNRAFIDAVIVHDGEDAFLGYLRRLGANKKDFAGIQNLYWRDERREIKENRVVLPAQPPRFDDLDFTLIDLEPYWEQHAQEFPEISSHFVQGFTHVGCTWRTKTGGCRFCDIPYPDNGYVPPGRFWREVDSVKEHLDIESMKDYGDCITGNPERVKALLDARPAHLKDFEFSCYARSVEIDEKMADMLQALNVRYAYVGFDSGSNKMLASMRQGYLAKHNLDAAKRLAKRGINIMGSLIVGAEGESEETLKETEEFAEGLVSGKQRVTQLNCGVLNVTPGSPYGLQLKERFPALKEDDVWDIFETSKLWISTYCKAPYDQIVETAKRITSLNPSQRKRNLGYIEE, via the coding sequence ATGAGAGTTGGATTAGCATGCCCATCGAACGAAGGCTGGGGCAAGAGCCATACAAAGGGGATTTATTATCCTGGCGGAATTTTGGCAGTCGGCTCCAGAGTCAGTGATTTCATGCCAACATGGGATGTCACACTTCTTGATGGAGAATTGCTCTCCATGAGTGATCTGGAAGACAGGATAAGACAGTCAGATTTTGACGTTTTAGGATTAAGTGCTAACACGAACAATTATCAGAATTGCTTAAGGCTGGCACAATCTGCGAAAGACTCCGGTGTTGAAAGGGTTGTGCTCGGCGGGCCTCATGCTACTGCAGTACCAGCACAAATCCTAAGGAACAGGGCATTTATCGATGCAGTTATTGTCCATGACGGCGAAGATGCCTTTTTAGGATATTTGAGAAGGCTCGGTGCAAACAAAAAGGATTTTGCAGGCATACAAAACCTATACTGGAGGGATGAGAGAAGAGAAATAAAAGAAAACCGTGTCGTTCTTCCGGCACAGCCTCCGAGGTTTGACGATCTTGACTTCACACTCATTGATCTGGAGCCCTACTGGGAGCAACATGCTCAAGAATTTCCTGAAATCTCCTCCCATTTTGTTCAGGGGTTTACCCATGTGGGTTGCACTTGGAGAACAAAAACAGGCGGGTGTAGGTTTTGCGACATTCCCTACCCTGACAATGGGTATGTGCCTCCCGGAAGATTCTGGAGGGAAGTAGATTCTGTAAAAGAGCACTTGGATATAGAATCGATGAAGGATTATGGGGATTGCATCACAGGGAATCCCGAGAGGGTAAAAGCCCTGTTGGATGCGCGGCCAGCCCATCTAAAAGATTTTGAATTCTCTTGTTATGCAAGGAGCGTTGAGATTGATGAAAAGATGGCAGATATGCTACAAGCGCTCAATGTCCGCTACGCGTATGTCGGTTTTGATTCCGGAAGCAATAAGATGTTAGCGTCAATGAGGCAAGGATACCTTGCAAAGCATAATCTTGACGCCGCAAAGAGATTGGCTAAAAGAGGGATCAACATCATGGGAAGCCTGATTGTTGGAGCAGAAGGAGAATCAGAAGAAACATTGAAGGAAACAGAGGAATTTGCTGAAGGATTGGTATCAGGAAAGCAGAGGGTAACTCAACTCAATTGCGGTGTGTTAAATGTTACGCCAGGCTCTCCCTATGGACTCCAGCTTAAAGAAAGATTCCCTGCATTAAAAGAGGATGATGTGTGGGATATCTTCGAGACGAGTAAGCTATGGATAAGCACGTATTGTAAAGCTCCGTATGACCAAATCGTAGAAACTGCAAAACGCATTACCAGCTTAAATCCGTCGCAAAGAAAAAGGAATCTTGGGTATATTGAAGAATAG
- a CDS encoding thymidylate synthase, with the protein MAWEPAVKDRLSYFVLNPGEVKANVAVAFLWTMRDVILPKLDRKNLALACNFYTPAGIESMVRNVLANPYIRYIILLGEEYSSRKGDPTELTSANAMRTFFSKGITSERKLAGFENAVYFDKNIPTDVITKVRNYVELIDLNATMKDASFVDKIREANRLMAVLEKKDAFADPQTFAEEKPSGIMPFAGGPWLVRGSTIPKTWIEIMHSIYRYGRENLMDANTDRKVKEINNLVAVIHDPQNLDLSVNPFLITLTPEKIRAYQHEILSPELPEGKAYTYGNKLRAYLFPAPEKIKELLTTKEFKDFEFGQGKHLDENVVYKEGVAEINQIKDMIYALARNIYSKSVLAITWHPADELTRKHKSSPCLVLVQAMVQDEKLNLTTYWRSHDMVQGWPENAYGMAAIQKEIADAVHMPCGILTMISSSAQIYKTYYNQVEQMLEKYRKYEIDYHDPQGNFIINIKDGKIHVSHTDPVTNRELEAFEGKTSKEIYLKMAAAIGALDLGHAFYLGTELKKAEIALRDPSLRYVQDQELKKT; encoded by the coding sequence ATGGCGTGGGAACCGGCTGTTAAAGACAGGCTTTCTTATTTTGTTTTGAATCCTGGAGAGGTAAAAGCCAATGTTGCTGTTGCCTTTCTCTGGACCATGCGCGATGTGATCCTTCCGAAGCTTGACAGGAAGAACCTTGCCCTGGCGTGCAATTTCTACACCCCTGCAGGAATTGAGAGTATGGTGAGGAACGTCCTTGCGAACCCTTATATCCGCTATATCATCCTTCTGGGAGAGGAGTACTCAAGCAGAAAAGGAGATCCAACTGAGCTTACTTCTGCGAATGCGATGCGGACTTTTTTTTCAAAAGGGATAACTTCCGAAAGGAAGCTTGCTGGTTTTGAGAATGCAGTCTATTTTGACAAGAATATCCCTACTGATGTAATCACCAAAGTCAGGAATTATGTTGAGTTGATAGATTTGAACGCCACAATGAAAGATGCGTCTTTTGTTGATAAGATCAGGGAGGCAAATAGGCTTATGGCTGTCTTGGAGAAGAAAGATGCATTTGCAGATCCGCAAACATTTGCTGAGGAGAAGCCTTCAGGCATCATGCCCTTTGCAGGAGGCCCATGGCTTGTCAGAGGATCCACAATCCCAAAAACATGGATCGAGATCATGCATAGTATCTATAGGTATGGAAGGGAAAACCTGATGGATGCAAACACTGACCGCAAGGTGAAGGAGATCAATAACCTGGTTGCTGTGATCCATGATCCGCAGAATCTTGATTTGAGCGTGAATCCTTTTTTGATCACATTGACGCCTGAGAAGATCAGGGCATATCAGCATGAAATCCTATCGCCGGAGCTGCCTGAAGGAAAAGCCTACACCTACGGAAATAAGCTGAGAGCATACCTGTTCCCTGCCCCTGAAAAAATCAAGGAATTATTAACAACAAAGGAGTTCAAGGATTTCGAGTTTGGCCAGGGAAAACACCTTGACGAGAATGTCGTGTACAAGGAAGGTGTTGCCGAGATTAACCAGATCAAGGACATGATCTATGCATTGGCAAGAAATATCTATTCAAAGTCTGTCCTTGCGATAACATGGCACCCTGCAGATGAATTGACAAGGAAACACAAGAGCAGCCCTTGCCTCGTCCTTGTCCAGGCAATGGTTCAGGATGAAAAGCTGAATCTCACAACCTACTGGAGGAGCCATGACATGGTCCAGGGCTGGCCTGAGAATGCGTATGGCATGGCAGCAATCCAAAAGGAGATTGCAGATGCTGTGCATATGCCCTGCGGCATTCTTACGATGATATCAAGCTCTGCCCAGATCTATAAAACGTATTATAATCAAGTGGAGCAGATGCTCGAGAAGTACAGGAAATATGAGATTGATTACCATGACCCACAAGGAAACTTTATAATCAACATCAAGGACGGAAAAATCCATGTAAGCCATACAGACCCTGTCACAAATCGGGAGCTTGAGGCTTTTGAGGGGAAAACCTCAAAGGAGATTTATTTGAAGATGGCTGCTGCAATAGGCGCCCTGGATTTAGGCCATGCATTCTATTTAGGAACAGAATTGAAGAAGGCAGAGATTGCGCTGCGTGATCCTTCTCTTCGGTATGTACAGGATCAAGAATTGAAGAAAACTTAA